A segment of the Panacibacter ginsenosidivorans genome:
GAATATGGATAGCAGTAAAAGATATCCTGTACTCATCAGCATCTACGGCGGACCTAATGCAGGCACTGTGTATGATGGTTGGAAAGGTTTGGGCCAGGCACAATGGTGGGCAAAAGAAGGATTGATACAGGTATCTATCGATCACAGGGCATCAGGACATTTTGGAAAGGTTGGTCAAAATTATATTTACAAAGACCTTGGTAACTGGGAAATAAAAGATTACAGTGAAGTAGTAAAATGGCTGGATGCAAAATCTTATGTAGATAAAAACAAGATCTGCATTACAGGTTTCAGCTATGGTGGTTATGTAACCTGCATGGCATTAACACGCGGCGCTGATTATTTCACACATGGTATTGCAGGTGGCAGTGTTACGGACTGGGCGTTGTACGATTCCCATTATACAGAACGTTATATGGGCTTACCATCTGAAAATGTAGAAGGCTACAAAAGCAATTCAGTATTAACTTATGTAAATAAATATAAAGGCAATCTTTTTATTGTGCATGGAACAATGGATGATAATGTACACATGCAAAACAGTTTGCAACTCATAGCAGCTTTAGAAGATGCGAAGAAAGACTTCACGATGATGTTCTACCCCGGCGGCCGTCACGGATGGGGTAATCTCAAAGATCGTTGGGCGCATTTCAACAATGAGAAAGCAAAATATTATTACAAATACTTATTAGAAAAACCAGTTCCAAAAGAAATATTGCAATAGTATTTATTCTTAGGTGCTACTGTAGTACACAGTGGGCGGCCTCAGAAAAAAGGAGTTAAGAAATTTTCGGAATGGAGCGTTAAACAACGAAGATGCTAAGTTATAGATAAAAGATATTTATAAGTCATAGCTGAAAAATGAATTATTGCTACATAGTAATCTTCTTCGTTGTAGCGGAATGAAGAAAATTTTAGCCTTTTTTCTGAAGCCTTGACCTTTTTTGTTACTTTTTTGTGTCAAGACAAAAAAGTAAACAAAAACACCGCTTTAAAGACATCAATAAGAAGAAGTAAAACAGGCCGCAAAATGCAGATTTTGCGGTTTGTTTTTTTATCTTGGATATTTGCCGTTAATTTACCAACACACAAATAATTACTATGCTGTATTCAATGACGGGTTATGGGCGTGCAGAGCAAACAATCAATGATAAAGTGTTCCTGGTAGAAGTGCGTTCGCTGAATGGTAAGCAGTACGATATACGGCTTAACATGCCCGGCCTTTTGAAGAGTTTTGAAATGGACATTCGCGGCATGCTGAACGAAGGCCTTGTGCGAGGTAGCATTGAATGTAATATAAGTCTCAAACAGAATGGCTCATCAAAACCGGTATCTATTAATACTGCATTGCTAAAAGCATATTATGCGCCGGTTATGGAAACGGCCAAAGAACTCGGGATCGGTACAGAAAATATTTTAAGCGCTTTGTTGAAATTACCGGAAGTGGTTTCTCCAACCAATGAAATGCTCAGCGATGATGATTGGAACGGTTTCCAAAAAGTATTACAACAAGCAATTGACCAGTTAAATGAACATAGAAGAGATGAAGGCAAATCAATGGAAGACGATCTGCTGGCACGCATACAGAATATAGAATTTCAGCAAGCCATCATCGCACCGCTTGAACCTGCAAGAAGAGAAAAAATAAAAGACGGCTTGAAAAAAGTGTTGGAAGAAAATGTAGGCAAAGAAAATTATGACCCCAACCGTTTGGAGCAGGAACTCATTTATTACATTGAAAAGATCGACATCAGTGAAGAGCAGGTGCGTTTAAAAAATCACTGCGATTATTTCCGCACCATCTTAAACGAAAAGGAAATAAGCAAAGGCAAAAAGCTTTCCTTTATTTTGCAGGAGATAGGCAGAGAAATCAACACTACCGGTTCCAAAGCTTATGATTCCACCATTCAGAAATGCGTGGTATTAATGAAAGATGAACTGGAAAAAGCAAAAGAACAGATCCTCAATATTCTTTAAACTTAGTTTGAACCAACTTTGAAGCAGTTATTATTTTTCGCATTTACGGCCGTTACATTTTTTGCATGCGACACCATTGATGTGTATGAGCAAACAAAACCTTTTCCTTCGCATGCATGGAGCAGTAAAGAAAAACTTTCTTTCAATTTCAGCATTACAGATACCACTTCTTTGTACAACATCTTTGCGGTTATCCGCCACGAAGATGCTTATCATTTCAACAATATCTGGCTCAACGTTACCACCATCACGCCTGATAAAAAAGTAACGGACCAAAAAGTAAATCTTACGCTGGGAAATAACTCCGGCTGGCTCGGCACCAGCATGGATGATATTGTAGAGCACCGTGTATTGCTTACCAAATTTCCCGTTAAACTCAAAGGCGGGCAATATACTTTCTCCGTTCAGCAGATCATGCGTGAAGATCCTTTGCAGAATATTATGAATGCAGGTATTCGTGTAGAGAAAGCCGTGCAGTAATTTTTTTGTTTAGCGGCTGATGTTTTTCATGGTATCGGCTGTTGTGTCACTCACTTGTACGTTCGGAAAATTAATTTAGCTTTTAAAGAAGCGAGATAGCATGGCCATTTTTATCAATTGTTGATTGGAGGAGCGACAACATCATATTCATCACTTTCTCCTTCATATATATTTATATTATTGTCTGTCCCAAACTTCAGACCTGTAGAAACAAAGAACTGTCGCAACTTTTCTATTTTTTGCGTACACTCACTGCCAAATACAACGCTATCAGAACTCTCTTCATGTCTGTTACAATGAAAACAAATAAGGATATACTCTTTTAGTTTTCCTGATTTGTCAAAAAATAAAATGGCGTTCCTTGGAAAATAGCATTGTGTTAATTCACCATAATTAGGATTTTGTTTGTAAAAATTATTATACAAAATATCTGTTAGCACATTTACCTCATCCTTTGTCAAACTTTTTATTTCAATTAGACTATCAGCTATTAAAGTATCTTTCTTGATAGGATAATTATGATTGTGATAACGAAACGAAACTAATTTAATAGTATCAGCAATATTGAAGGGATAAAATTGATTACGTTGTGTTTCAGAATATTTGGGTTTATAAACACAATTCAAATCGCCTTTTAGTTTTTGTATTTTTTGCTGTTTATCTTTAGTTGGCTGACCCGCAGATGGAAATGCATTTACAAATAAAAGAGTTAAGAGTATTAGAGTTTTCAAAATAAAAATTTATGAAAATAAATATACGAAGCTTTATCCTTATTATGTTTGGGTAAATTATTGTCGAGTTGTGCAAATCTGTACAAGTGTGCGACGCAACGAAAGTATCATAGCATTACTGCGGCCCGGCTCATAAAACTATTCTTCCAGATAAATTCTTTTTACACGCTGGTTAATGCCGGTGAGTATTTCGTAAGGAATCGTATCGCACCATTTGGCTACTTGCTGTACGGGGATATATTTGCCAAAGATCTCCACTTCATCGCCTTCCTTTATATTAGGGATGCTGGTTACATCTACCATCGTCATGTCCATAGCTACAGTGCCGATAACAGGCGCCTCATGGCCATGTATAAAAACCTTGCCGTTGCCATAACCAAGCCTGCGGCTAAAGCCATCTGCATAACCTATGCGTATGGTAGCAATGAGGGAATCACGGGTTGTTTTGCCGCGGCGGTTATAACTGATGGTATCGCCTGCAACAACAGTTCTCAGTTGGGCAATGGTTGTTTTAAGCGTGGCTACTGTTTGCAACGCAAGTTGCTGCGCATTGCTGCTGTCAACACCATACAAACCAATGCCAAGCCGCACCATATTGTACTGCAGTTCCGGCCTCCTGAAAATAGCAGCGGAGTTGGAGATGTGCATGGTAAAATGATAACCCAATACTTCACGAATTTGTGCGCAACAGGCCTCAAATAATGTTGATTGCTGCGTGGTAAATGTATCTTCATTGGGGTCTTCACTGGCTGCCAAATGACTAAACACAGACTGCACAACGATGTAGTGATTACCCTTTAACAAAGGCAACAATGCAGGCAGGTCTTTTTGTTCAAAGCCAAGCCTGTGCATGCCTGTATCTAATTTAATATGCACAGGATACTGCTGCAATCCGTTCTTCTGCAAAAAGCTAATGAATGCATTGAAGATATTCAATGAGAAAAGTTCAGGCTCAAGATTGTTTTCGATAATGGTTTCAAAAGCCGCTTCGTCTACATTCATTACCATGATGGGTAAATGAATACCAGCCTTACGTAACTCCACACCTTCATCAGCATAAGCAACAGCGAGGTAATCAACCTTGTGAAACTGTAATAAGCTGGCTACTTCTGCACTGCCACTGCCATACGCAAAAGCTTTTACCATCGCCATCAGCTTTACGCCTTTGTTCAGGCGACTGCGGTATTCATTGAGATTATGAACAATAGCATTCAGGTTTACTTCCATTACGGTCTGGTGCACTTTTTTCTCCAGCAACGCAACGATCTTTTCAAAACCAAATACCCTGGCACCTTTCAGCAGTATTGCTTCATTGCGAAAATGATTGGCGCTAAAATGCTCAATGAATGAAGCCGTGCTTTGGTAATGTTGTGTGACAGCAATTTTATCTTTTATGTATTGCTGGTAATGATTCCATTGTTCACCAATAGTTATTACACGTTCTATATTTCTTGCCTGCAACATGGCAGCTACTTCTTCGTAAGGCTCGCTGTTTTGTGCAGAAGGAATATCTGAGATGATGACTGTTTTTTGTGCATGCTGTTGCTGCTGCAATAAAAAGTCAAGGCCGATGGAAAGAGAGTTGATATCAAAACTATAACTATCGTTTATAACAACACAGTTATTGATACCATGAATTAACTGCAAACGCATATCTATCGGTTGCAGTTGCCGCATGCGCTCTGCAATAATATTTTTGTCTATTCCTAATTGTAATAATACGCATGCACAACTGATGGCATTTTCTATGGATGCGTTATCTGTAAAAGGAATGAAAAGATTTAGTACGGTTTCTTTATAAGTAATGTTTAGTTGCGTGCTTTCTTTCCGTTTATCTACACCAGAGATGATGAATGTATTCTTGTTACTGCTTCCCCAGGTTAATATGCCATTTGAAATGTCCAACGCAGCAAGATCCTGTTCACGACCAATAAAGGTTTTACAATTT
Coding sequences within it:
- a CDS encoding YicC/YloC family endoribonuclease, which codes for MLYSMTGYGRAEQTINDKVFLVEVRSLNGKQYDIRLNMPGLLKSFEMDIRGMLNEGLVRGSIECNISLKQNGSSKPVSINTALLKAYYAPVMETAKELGIGTENILSALLKLPEVVSPTNEMLSDDDWNGFQKVLQQAIDQLNEHRRDEGKSMEDDLLARIQNIEFQQAIIAPLEPARREKIKDGLKKVLEENVGKENYDPNRLEQELIYYIEKIDISEEQVRLKNHCDYFRTILNEKEISKGKKLSFILQEIGREINTTGSKAYDSTIQKCVVLMKDELEKAKEQILNIL
- a CDS encoding gliding motility lipoprotein GldH, with the protein product MKQLLFFAFTAVTFFACDTIDVYEQTKPFPSHAWSSKEKLSFNFSITDTTSLYNIFAVIRHEDAYHFNNIWLNVTTITPDKKVTDQKVNLTLGNNSGWLGTSMDDIVEHRVLLTKFPVKLKGGQYTFSVQQIMREDPLQNIMNAGIRVEKAVQ
- a CDS encoding bifunctional UDP-N-acetylmuramoyl-tripeptide:D-alanyl-D-alanine ligase/alanine racemase — its product is MIYTAENIAEILCAKATLQNANAIIEHLITDSRRISFPATSLFFALQTARRDAHNFIQEVYERGVSNFVVRTGFDTGAFTNANFIFVDDTLKALQNLAARHRAQFNYPVIGITGSNGKTIVKEWLYQLLSPGYNIVRSPRSYNSQVGVPLSVWQMGEENNLAIFEAGISMPGEMAALEKIIQPTIGILTNIGDAHNEGFKDRAEKLQEKLKLFKNCKTFIGREQDLAALDISNGILTWGSSNKNTFIISGVDKRKESTQLNITYKETVLNLFIPFTDNASIENAISCACVLLQLGIDKNIIAERMRQLQPIDMRLQLIHGINNCVVINDSYSFDINSLSIGLDFLLQQQQHAQKTVIISDIPSAQNSEPYEEVAAMLQARNIERVITIGEQWNHYQQYIKDKIAVTQHYQSTASFIEHFSANHFRNEAILLKGARVFGFEKIVALLEKKVHQTVMEVNLNAIVHNLNEYRSRLNKGVKLMAMVKAFAYGSGSAEVASLLQFHKVDYLAVAYADEGVELRKAGIHLPIMVMNVDEAAFETIIENNLEPELFSLNIFNAFISFLQKNGLQQYPVHIKLDTGMHRLGFEQKDLPALLPLLKGNHYIVVQSVFSHLAASEDPNEDTFTTQQSTLFEACCAQIREVLGYHFTMHISNSAAIFRRPELQYNMVRLGIGLYGVDSSNAQQLALQTVATLKTTIAQLRTVVAGDTISYNRRGKTTRDSLIATIRIGYADGFSRRLGYGNGKVFIHGHEAPVIGTVAMDMTMVDVTSIPNIKEGDEVEIFGKYIPVQQVAKWCDTIPYEILTGINQRVKRIYLEE